One part of the Parasphingorhabdus sp. SCSIO 66989 genome encodes these proteins:
- the uvrA gene encoding excinuclease ABC subunit UvrA — MSLTKISVRGAREHNLQGVDIDLPRDKLIVITGLSGSGKSSLAFDTIYAEGQRRYVESLSAYARQFLEMMQKPDVEHIEGLSPAISIEQKTTSRNPRSTVATVTEIYDYMRLLWARVGVPYSPATGEPITAQTVSQMVDRVKQLPEKTRLYLLAPVVRGRKGEYRKELKEWQKAGFARVRVDGEFYDIEEAPALDKKYKHDIEVVVDRLVVRDDDSMDTRLADSFETALKLANGLAYVDLAEGTVAEAMAQKPFVSSEVETPESGISTSLDANGEGKVSAQGQKMKGTGVPDNRIIFSERFACPVSGFTIEEIEPRLFSFNAPQGACPACDGIGEKQYFDPDLVVPNPELTLKQGAIAPWAKSNPPSPYYMQVLTSLADHFGFDLTTPWKDMEAQDKDVILTGTGGLPVTLTFKDGKKSYQVKKPFEGVIGNLNRRLLQTDSAWMREELAKFQTAQPCEVCHGARLKPEALAVKIAGEDISISTRRSVGDALAWFEVLEDKLTDQQKQIAKPILKEIIERLGFLNNVGLDYLNLDRKSGTLSGGESQRIRLASQIGSGLSGVLYVLDEPSIGLHQRDNDRLLVTLKRLRDLGNTVIVVEHDEDAIRQADYIVDLGPGAGVRGGAVVAEGTLKQILKSKKSLTADYLTGRKEIAVPKQRRKGNGKKLTVHGARANNLQNVTASVPLGTFTCVTGVSGSGKSSFTIDTLYAGAARVLNGARIIAGKHDRITGLEHCDKVIDIDQSPIGRTPRSNPATYTGAFTNIRDWFAGLPEAQARGYKPGRFSFNVKGGRCEACQGDGVIKIEMHFLPDVYVTCEECGGKRYNRETLEVKFKGKSIADVLDMTVEDAVSFFKAVPPIRDKMAMLNEVGLGYVKVGQQATTLSGGEAQRVKLAKELSKRSTGKTLYILDEPTTGLHFEDVRKLLEVLHRLVEQGNSVVVIEHNLDVIKTADWVIDLGPEGGVKGGQVVAEGTPEDVAEVKGSFTGEYLKGMLAK, encoded by the coding sequence ATGTCTCTCACAAAGATCAGCGTGCGCGGGGCGCGTGAGCATAACCTTCAGGGCGTGGATATTGATCTGCCGCGCGACAAGCTGATCGTCATTACCGGCCTGTCGGGCAGCGGTAAATCGTCGCTGGCGTTCGATACCATCTATGCCGAGGGGCAGCGGCGTTATGTCGAGAGCTTATCCGCCTATGCGCGGCAGTTTCTCGAGATGATGCAGAAGCCCGATGTCGAGCATATCGAAGGCCTCTCGCCGGCGATCTCGATCGAGCAGAAGACCACCAGCCGCAATCCGCGTTCCACTGTTGCCACCGTCACCGAGATTTATGACTATATGCGGCTGTTATGGGCGCGCGTCGGTGTGCCCTATTCGCCCGCGACCGGCGAGCCGATAACCGCGCAGACGGTCAGCCAGATGGTCGACCGGGTCAAGCAGCTGCCGGAAAAGACGCGGCTCTATCTGCTCGCCCCGGTGGTGCGCGGCCGCAAGGGTGAATATCGCAAGGAGCTGAAAGAGTGGCAGAAAGCGGGCTTTGCCCGCGTCCGCGTCGATGGCGAGTTTTATGATATCGAGGAAGCGCCTGCGCTCGACAAGAAATACAAGCATGACATTGAGGTGGTGGTCGACCGGCTGGTGGTGCGCGATGATGACAGTATGGACACGCGGCTGGCGGACAGCTTTGAGACCGCGCTGAAGCTGGCGAATGGGCTGGCTTATGTTGATCTGGCCGAGGGGACGGTTGCAGAGGCTATGGCCCAAAAGCCGTTCGTGTCGAGCGAAGTCGAGACACCGGAGAGCGGCATCTCGACTTCGCTCGATGCGAACGGGGAAGGGAAAGTCAGCGCCCAGGGACAGAAGATGAAAGGCACCGGCGTCCCGGACAACCGCATCATTTTCTCCGAACGCTTTGCTTGCCCCGTCTCCGGCTTCACCATTGAGGAAATCGAACCGCGGCTATTCTCGTTCAACGCCCCGCAGGGCGCGTGCCCGGCCTGCGATGGCATTGGCGAGAAGCAATATTTTGATCCCGATCTTGTCGTTCCGAATCCGGAGCTTACCCTCAAACAAGGCGCCATCGCGCCCTGGGCCAAGTCCAACCCGCCATCGCCCTATTATATGCAGGTGCTGACCAGCCTCGCCGACCATTTCGGCTTTGATCTCACCACGCCGTGGAAGGATATGGAGGCGCAGGACAAGGACGTGATCCTCACCGGCACCGGCGGCCTGCCGGTGACGCTGACCTTCAAGGATGGCAAAAAGAGCTATCAGGTGAAAAAGCCGTTTGAGGGCGTGATCGGCAATCTCAACCGCCGCCTGCTGCAGACCGACAGCGCCTGGATGCGCGAGGAGCTGGCGAAATTCCAGACGGCGCAGCCCTGCGAAGTGTGCCATGGCGCGCGGCTCAAGCCCGAGGCGCTGGCGGTCAAGATTGCCGGCGAGGATATCTCCATCTCCACCCGGCGCAGCGTCGGCGATGCGCTCGCCTGGTTTGAGGTGCTGGAGGACAAGCTTACCGACCAGCAGAAACAGATCGCCAAGCCGATCCTCAAGGAGATTATCGAGCGGCTCGGCTTCCTCAATAATGTCGGCCTTGACTATCTCAATCTCGACCGCAAATCGGGTACGCTTTCCGGCGGCGAGAGCCAGCGCATCCGTCTCGCCAGCCAGATCGGCAGCGGCCTGTCGGGCGTGCTCTATGTGTTGGATGAACCCAGCATCGGCCTGCACCAGCGTGACAATGACCGGCTGCTGGTGACACTCAAACGCCTGCGCGATCTCGGCAACACTGTCATCGTCGTCGAGCATGATGAAGACGCCATTCGCCAGGCCGATTATATCGTCGATCTCGGCCCCGGCGCGGGTGTGCGCGGCGGCGCGGTGGTGGCGGAAGGCACGCTGAAACAGATCCTCAAATCGAAAAAATCGCTCACCGCCGATTATCTGACGGGCCGCAAGGAAATCGCCGTCCCGAAACAGCGGCGCAAGGGCAATGGCAAAAAGCTGACAGTGCATGGCGCGCGCGCCAACAATCTGCAGAATGTCACCGCCTCGGTGCCGCTCGGCACCTTTACCTGCGTCACCGGCGTGTCGGGCAGCGGCAAGTCCAGCTTCACCATCGACACGCTTTATGCCGGCGCGGCGCGCGTGCTCAATGGCGCGCGGATTATCGCGGGCAAGCATGACAGGATCACCGGGCTGGAGCATTGCGACAAGGTGATCGATATCGACCAGTCGCCGATTGGCCGCACCCCGCGCTCCAACCCCGCCACCTATACCGGCGCCTTCACCAATATCCGCGACTGGTTTGCCGGCCTGCCCGAGGCGCAGGCGCGCGGCTACAAGCCGGGGCGGTTCAGCTTCAACGTCAAGGGCGGCCGCTGCGAGGCGTGTCAGGGCGATGGCGTCATCAAGATCGAGATGCACTTCCTGCCCGATGTCTATGTCACCTGTGAGGAATGCGGCGGCAAACGCTATAATCGCGAGACGCTGGAGGTGAAATTCAAGGGCAAGAGCATCGCCGATGTGCTCGACATGACGGTCGAGGACGCAGTCAGCTTCTTCAAGGCGGTGCCGCCGATCCGCGACAAGATGGCGATGCTGAACGAGGTGGGGCTGGGCTATGTCAAGGTCGGCCAGCAGGCGACAACGCTCTCGGGCGGCGAGGCGCAGCGGGTGAAACTCGCCAAGGAACTCTCCAAACGCTCGACCGGCAAGACGCTCTATATCCTTGATGAACCGACCACCGGCCTGCATTTCGAGGATGTGCGCAAGCTGCTGGAAGTGCTGCACCGGCTGGTGGAACAGGGCAACAGCGTGGTGGTCATCGAGCATAATCTCGACGTGATCAAGACGGCGGACTGGGTGATTGATCTCGGGCCGGAAGGCGGCGTGAAAGGCGGGCAGGTGGTTGCCGAGGGGACGCCGGAGGATGTGGCTGAGGTGAAGGGGAGCTTTACCGGGGAGTATTTGAAGGGGATGTTGGCGAAGTGA
- a CDS encoding transposase, which translates to MARLPRIVIPGIPHHVTQRGNRREQVFFEDDDYALYLDLLADAAAEARAEIWSYCLMPNHVHIIITPSDEDGLWRTFRKAHRHYTGYINARMRVTGHLWQGRYGSVAMDETHFVAALRYVALNPVRAKLVSRAEDWPWSSTRALIAGKDDRFVKTAPALERVGDFKAFLGEDFDEEMTYAALRKAETLGRPIGSEQWLDDMEAKLDCKLRPGKRGPKPKDAKL; encoded by the coding sequence ATGGCTCGTCTCCCCCGTATTGTTATTCCCGGCATACCGCATCATGTCACCCAGCGCGGCAATCGGCGTGAGCAGGTGTTTTTCGAGGATGATGACTATGCGCTTTATCTCGATCTGCTCGCCGATGCCGCCGCAGAGGCGCGGGCAGAAATCTGGTCTTACTGCCTGATGCCCAATCATGTGCATATCATCATCACGCCATCGGATGAGGATGGGCTGTGGCGTACCTTTCGCAAGGCGCACCGCCATTACACCGGCTATATCAATGCGCGCATGCGGGTGACCGGGCATTTATGGCAGGGGCGCTATGGATCGGTGGCGATGGATGAGACGCATTTTGTCGCAGCATTGCGCTATGTCGCGCTCAATCCGGTGCGTGCAAAGCTGGTCAGCCGCGCCGAGGACTGGCCATGGTCGAGCACCCGGGCATTGATTGCGGGCAAGGATGATCGCTTTGTCAAAACCGCCCCGGCGCTGGAGCGGGTGGGCGATTTCAAGGCGTTTCTCGGCGAGGATTTTGACGAGGAGATGACCTATGCCGCGCTCCGCAAAGCTGAAACGCTGGGCCGCCCTATCGGCTCGGAGCAATGGCTCGACGATATGGAGGCCAAGCTGGACTGCAAGCTCCGGCCCGGCAAAAGGGGGCCAAAGCCGAAAGACGCGAAGTTGTAA
- a CDS encoding IS5 family transposase: MAWTGIARAEHSREGLRYPSDMTDREWMLLEPFIPPARRGGRPRTADMREVVNALLYIASAGCAWRLLPKCFPPVSTVRRYFYAWRDTGLFDTLNMVLVMNLREIEGREASPSAGVIDSQSVKTTESGGISGYDAGKKVKGRKRHIITDTCGFLIFVLVHSADIQDRDGAVDVLAATRHRFPWLRHVFADGGYAGQKLGVTLAGMGAWTMEIIKRSDHTKGFQALPRRWVVERTFAWLGRCRRLAKDWETSIESSTAWALIASIRMIIRRTAKYCYA; encoded by the coding sequence ATGGCATGGACTGGTATTGCCCGGGCTGAGCATAGCCGGGAAGGTTTGCGATATCCATCGGATATGACGGATAGGGAGTGGATGTTGCTGGAGCCGTTCATTCCCCCGGCGAGGCGTGGTGGTCGGCCGCGGACGGCGGATATGCGCGAGGTGGTCAATGCGCTGCTCTATATTGCCTCTGCCGGATGTGCATGGAGGTTGCTGCCCAAGTGTTTTCCGCCAGTGTCGACGGTACGGCGCTATTTCTACGCATGGCGGGACACTGGCCTGTTCGATACGCTCAACATGGTGCTGGTGATGAACCTGCGCGAGATCGAGGGGCGCGAAGCCTCGCCCAGTGCTGGCGTGATCGACAGCCAGAGCGTGAAAACCACCGAGAGCGGTGGAATATCGGGTTATGACGCGGGCAAGAAGGTGAAAGGCAGGAAGCGGCACATCATAACCGACACATGCGGGTTCCTGATCTTCGTCCTCGTCCACAGTGCCGATATTCAAGACCGTGACGGGGCTGTCGATGTGCTGGCGGCAACTCGCCACCGCTTCCCCTGGTTGCGACACGTCTTTGCTGACGGAGGATATGCAGGGCAAAAACTGGGGGTTACGTTGGCTGGCATGGGGGCGTGGACCATGGAAATCATCAAGCGCTCCGATCACACCAAGGGCTTTCAAGCCCTGCCACGCCGATGGGTCGTCGAACGCACCTTCGCATGGCTAGGGCGATGCCGACGCCTCGCCAAAGACTGGGAAACATCCATCGAAAGCTCAACCGCATGGGCGCTCATCGCTTCCATCCGTATGATTATACGAAGAACCGCAAAATACTGTTATGCTTGA
- a CDS encoding TonB-dependent receptor plug domain-containing protein, whose product MRIETVKATLLCGAGALCTLVTPALAQDGDADAQVDASDKIYIADFLRDDFVTVLGSALEGLTDELNRGITIIGTDEIDSIQTLDITQILERAPGITTTRNGSLGSFTGIRLRGSTSDQVLMLVDGVRLNDPSAPGTGFDFGNILPQNINKVEVLRGANSIIWGSNAIGGIIAVETGGDGDIGSFTAEGGSFGTYSLTGSLNPDLADGLNVSVSGGYLESDGFSSFDGGTEDDGYNQLFVNGRVAYALTSELSFFAQARYADSELDIDGFQFVPPFAQIDTAEFQETSQVSGSAGIEYSGDRLNLRALYSIADINRDNFNPAFGTDRVFFGEGRNERLELRGEYAVTDTVDVYFGLENEETSFDTGTVGDSGLDSVYGLVRFNNDRVNVSAGVRVDDHEQYGTEVTFGADGSLAIGDDGWRVRAAYQEGFRAPSLFQLLSFFGNPNLNPETSQGYEVGIEYQDRNGSGPVAGSVTLFQRDTDNQIDFFSCFGIDPADNPLCDGRSGIFDNILETRARGVEAELVVRPSRRVTARAVYTYVDTENRSEGSFNFGNQLARQPDHALTLAADWFAEEIANGLRLGADLRLVSDSFDNAGNTRPLDGFSTVRFRAALNVTENIEVFGRLENAFDVDYQTAAGFATPGQSAFGGIRLRL is encoded by the coding sequence ATGCGAATAGAAACAGTTAAGGCAACACTGCTCTGCGGTGCAGGGGCACTATGCACTTTGGTAACACCGGCATTGGCGCAGGATGGCGATGCTGACGCACAAGTCGATGCAAGCGACAAGATATATATAGCCGACTTCCTGCGCGACGATTTTGTCACCGTATTGGGCAGTGCCCTGGAAGGTCTCACAGATGAACTCAATCGCGGCATCACCATTATCGGCACAGACGAGATTGACAGCATCCAGACCCTCGACATTACCCAGATATTGGAGCGGGCACCCGGCATCACCACCACCCGCAATGGCAGCTTAGGCAGCTTCACCGGCATTCGCCTGCGCGGCAGTACCTCGGATCAGGTGCTTATGCTGGTTGATGGGGTGCGTCTCAACGATCCCTCTGCGCCCGGAACGGGTTTTGATTTCGGCAATATCCTGCCGCAAAACATCAACAAGGTTGAGGTACTGCGCGGTGCCAATTCCATCATCTGGGGCAGCAACGCCATTGGCGGTATTATCGCGGTGGAAACCGGCGGTGACGGCGATATCGGCTCTTTCACAGCAGAAGGCGGCTCGTTCGGCACCTATTCGCTGACCGGCAGTCTCAACCCCGATCTTGCAGATGGCCTGAATGTCAGTGTTTCGGGCGGCTATCTGGAGAGTGATGGCTTCTCCAGCTTTGATGGTGGAACAGAAGATGATGGCTATAACCAGCTCTTCGTTAATGGCCGCGTCGCTTATGCACTTACCAGCGAGCTTTCATTCTTTGCCCAAGCGCGTTATGCGGATAGCGAACTGGATATTGACGGCTTCCAGTTTGTCCCGCCTTTTGCCCAGATCGATACCGCAGAATTTCAGGAAACCTCGCAGGTCTCGGGTTCTGCTGGCATTGAATATAGCGGTGACCGCCTAAACCTCCGCGCGCTCTATTCCATCGCTGATATCAACCGCGACAATTTCAACCCGGCCTTTGGCACCGATCGGGTGTTCTTCGGCGAAGGCCGCAATGAGCGGCTGGAGCTGCGTGGCGAATATGCGGTTACTGATACGGTGGATGTCTATTTCGGCCTGGAAAATGAGGAAACCAGCTTCGACACCGGAACAGTCGGCGATAGCGGTCTGGACAGTGTTTACGGCCTGGTACGCTTCAACAATGACCGGGTGAATGTTTCCGCAGGTGTCCGCGTTGATGACCATGAGCAATATGGCACCGAAGTCACCTTTGGCGCCGATGGCAGCTTGGCCATAGGCGATGATGGCTGGCGGGTTCGCGCCGCATATCAGGAAGGTTTCCGCGCACCCAGCCTGTTCCAGCTCTTGTCCTTCTTTGGCAATCCCAATCTCAACCCGGAAACCAGCCAGGGCTATGAGGTTGGCATTGAGTATCAGGACCGCAATGGCTCCGGGCCTGTCGCGGGTTCGGTAACGCTGTTCCAGCGCGATACCGATAACCAGATCGACTTCTTCTCTTGCTTTGGCATCGATCCGGCAGACAACCCGTTATGCGACGGGCGCAGCGGCATTTTCGACAATATCCTCGAAACACGCGCTCGTGGGGTAGAGGCGGAGCTGGTGGTGCGGCCATCACGTCGCGTCACCGCGCGCGCTGTCTATACCTATGTCGATACCGAGAACCGCAGCGAGGGCAGCTTTAACTTCGGCAATCAACTGGCGCGCCAGCCTGACCATGCGCTGACTCTGGCGGCGGACTGGTTTGCCGAAGAGATTGCCAATGGCTTACGACTGGGCGCGGATTTGCGGCTGGTGTCGGACAGCTTTGACAATGCCGGAAACACACGACCGCTTGACGGCTTCTCCACCGTGCGCTTCCGCGCGGCATTGAATGTGACCGAAAATATCGAGGTTTTCGGTCGCCTGGAGAATGCCTTTGATGTCGATTATCAGACCGCAGCCGGATTTGCGACGCCGGGCCAGTCAGCCTTTGGCGGAATACGGTTAAGGCTATAG